GCCGGGGTTCGTAGATAATTTTTTGTATCTGTCTTATATATAAAGTATGAAAATTTCGATCCAAAAATATGCGAAAGCCCTTGCCGAGGCAGTGCACGAAGGCGATGACGCCCAAAAAACCGCGAATCGCATGCAAAATGTGTTGCGTGTTTTTGTCCGCCGTAAACAGGGAAAACTCATCAAACGATTTCCCGGCATATTTAAGGAGGTTTGGTTGGCCAAGCGCGGGATTGTGGAAGTGCGCGTGACCCTTCCGTATGAGCCCTCTCAAGAAGAAGAGAAAGATCTTACTCGTTTGATCGGAGAAGCGTTGGGGAAAAAGGTGGTGCTCGCGGTTAAGGCCGATAAGCATGTGCTCGGGGGAATGAAGCTTGAATTCGGAGACAGTGTGGTGGATGGAACGGTTCGAACTCGTTTGGATACGCTTAAAAATAATCTTATTAATTCCTAATTTCAAAACTATGCAGGTCAAAGATCAAATTTTAGACTCCCTTAAGGAGCAAATTGAAAAATTTCAATCCGCCGCCAAAGTGGAAAAAGTGGGACACGTCCTCGAAGTCGGGGATGGAATCGCCCGCATCGTTGGCATTGCGGACGTGGCGTCGCAAGAAATGGTCCATTTTGCCAATGGGCAAGTGGGCGTGGCGTTGAATCTTGAAGAAGACAGCGTGGGCGCCATTATTCTCGGAAGCGACAAAGGTATTAAAGAAGGCGATGAAGTTCGCACTACAGGCAAAATTTTGTCCGTGCCGGTGGGGGAGGCGTTGATCGGGCGCGTGGTGGATCCTCTCGGGAACCCACAAGACGGAAAAGGCGAAATTAAAACCGATACATTTTATCCGATTGAAAAGATTGCGCCTCGTGTCATCAAACGCAAAGGCGTGAACACTCCGGTTCAAACCGGGGTAAAAGCCGTGGATTCCATGATTCCGATTGGTCGAGGACAACGCGAGCTCATCATTGGTGATCGTCAAACCGGAAAAACCGCGATTGCGATTGATACCATCATCAACCAGAAAAGTGAAAACATGATTTGTGTGTACGTGGCCATTGGACAAAAAGAATCCAAGGTCGCGAAAATTGTGGCGGAGTTGGAAAAGAACGGAGCCATGGATTATACGATTGTGGTTCGTACCTCGGCTTGTGATCCTGCGTCTCTCACGTATCTTGCCCCGTTTGCCGGGTGCGCCATGGGTGAATATTTCTTGGATAAAGGAAAAGATGTGCTTGTGGTGTACGACGATTTATCCAAGCACGCTTGGTCTTATCGTGAAATTTCTTTGTTGCTCCGACGCCCTCCGGGTCGTGAAGCGTATCCCGGGGACGTGTTTTATCTCCACTCTCGTTTGTTGGAACGTGCTTGTAAATTGGATGAAAAATACGGCGGAGGTTCTCTCACTGCGTTGCCAATCATTGAAACGCAAGCCGGAGACGTGTCCGCGTACATTCCGACCAATGTCATTTCCATCACAGACGGGCAAATTTTCTTGGAATCCGATTTGTTTTATAAAGGAGTTCGCCCGGCCTTGAACGTGGGTATCTCGGTTTCTCGTGTGGGATCTGCGGCTCAGACCAAAGCCATGAAAAAAGTGGCCGGCCGTTTGAAACTTCAACTCGCTCAATATCGTGAACTTGCGGTGTTTGCTCAATTCGGTTCCGATCTTGACGAAGCCACGCAAAGACAACTCAATCAAGGCGATCGTCTTTCGGAAATTTTGAAGCAAAAACAATACGCTGCGGTTCCGGTGGAAAAGCAAGTCGTGATTTTGTACGCCGGGATCAATGATTATTTGGCAAAAGTGCCGGTGGCCAAGGTCAAAGAATATGAAGAAAAATTATACACCTGGTTCGATGCCAAGTATTCTCCGCTTTTGAAGGATATTAAAACAAAGAAAGAGCTCACGGCCGACATTGAAGAACAACTTAAGAAAGCATTGGCTGAGTTCAATTCTGAAATTACTTTTGAATAACTTAAAATTTCATGGGAAATTCCATTAAAGACATTCGAAGGAAAATCAAATCCATTCGCTCCACGCGCCAGATCACCAAGGCTATGGAGTTGGTGGCCACGTCCAAGATGAAAAAAGCGGTCGACAATGCCGTGAATCTGCGTTCGTACGGATATTCGGCCATGAATATTTTGGCAAAATTATCCAAAAAGCAAAAAGATTCTCATCCGTATTTAAAGGATCGTGACGTGAAAAACGTTTTGGTTTTATTGTTCACCACGGATAAAGGGTTGTGCGGAGGGTTGAATACCAATTTGTTCCGCAAAACCACGCATCTCATCGCTTCGCTTGAGAAGGATTATCCGCAAGCCGCGATTCATTTTGTGACCTCGGGTCGAAAAGGCGCGGACTTTTTGCGACGTATGGGCAAGACCGTGGACATGGCTTTTCCCGCCTATTCCGTGCATCCCAAGTTTTCCGATATTTTTCCATTGAGCCGCACTGCGCTTAAAGGGTTTGATAAAGGCAATTACGATCAAGTGTATGTGATTTATCCGGATTTTGAATCCATGTTGTTGCAAAAACCCGTGGCGCGCCGATTGTTGCCGTTTTCCCCCGTCGTTTTCGAACAAATGTTGAGTGAATTGGGTTCCAAATTCACAAAAATTGCAGCGCCGGTGGAAAAAGACATCGATTATAAACTCGAGCCTTCTCCGTATTACATTGCGCAAAACATCATTCCTCAGTTGATTGAAGTCCAATTGTATCAAGCCGTTTTGGAAACCGCGGCATCCGAGCACAGCGCTCGCATGGTGGCCATGCAAAATGCCACCAAGGCGGCGGATGATTTGTTGTCGGATTTTGTTTTAACTTACAATCAAGTGCGTCAGGGCGCGATCACGGCGGAAATCGCTGAAATCGCTTCCAGCTCTGCCGCCATCGGATAATTTTATTTTCAAAAATTTTCACTTTTTAACTTTCTTATTTTTATGCCAGGCAAAGTTACAAAAATCATTGGAGCTGTCGTCGACTGTTCATTCGAAGGGGAAGAACTTCCGCGATTGTATGATGCGTTGGAGGTAAAAATTGGGGAAACCACCCTGGTTCTTGAAACCCAACAGCATTTGGGAGGGAATGAGGTGCGCACCGTGGCCATGGGAACCACCGATGGTCTCAGGCGCCATCAAGATGTGACGAACACCGGAGCCCCGATTTCAGTGCCTGTGGGCCCGGAAACGTTGGGTCGCATGTGCGATGCTTTGGGCACGCCGCTCGACGATCTTCCGGTAGTGAATTCCAAGAAAAAATATCCGATTCATCGCCCCGCGCCTTCGTTTGCCGAGCAATCCACCAAAACCGAAATTCTTGAAACCGGAATTAAAGTCATCGACCTCATCTGTCCGATCATTAAAGGAGGAAAAGTGGGGTTGTTTGGGGGAGCCGGAGTGGGAAAAACGGTCGTGATTATGGAACTCATTCGTAACATTGCTCAGGAACACGGAGGACTTTCCGTATTTGCCGGGGTCGGAGAACGCAGTCGTGAAGGAAATGATCTTTACTACGATATGAAAGGATCCGGCGTTTTGGAAAAAACATCGTTGGTTTTCGGACAAATGAACGAACCCCCTGGCGTTCGTCAACGTGTGGCTTTGACCGGAGTGACCATGGCTGAATATTTCCGTGATGAAGCCGGACAAGATGTGCTTTTATTCATCGATAACATCTTCCGTTTCACTCAGGCCGGGTCTGAGGTGTCCGCTCTCTTGGGTCGTATTCCTTCTGCTGTGGGTTACCAACCGACATTGGCCACGGAAATGGGAGCGCTTCAAGAACGCATCACTTCCACCAAAAAAGGATCCATCACTTCCATCCAGGCTGTGTACGTGCCTGCCGATGACTTGACCGATCCCGCACCTGCCACCACGTTCGGTCACTTGGATTCTACGGTCGTGTTGTCTCGTGCTTTGTCTGAATTGGGAATTTATCCTGCCGTTGATCCTCTCGATTCCACGTCTACGATTTTGGATCCCGCGATTGTGGGAGAAGAGCACTACACCGTGACTCGTGGCGTGCAACGCATTCTTCAACGCTACAAAGATTTGCAAGATATCATCGCCATCTTGGGTATGGAAGAATTGTCCGAAGACGATAAACTCACGGTGCGCCGCGCTCGTAAGATTCAAAAATTCTTATCTCAGCCGTTCTTCGTGGCTGAAACCTTTACCGGACATCCCGGGAAATACGTGTCGCTCAGCGAGACGATTCGAGGATTTAAAGAAATTCTTGAAGGCAAATGGGACCACATGGATGAAGGCGCCTTCTACATGAAAGGCGGGATTGATGATGTGAAATAATTTAAATATTTTTATTTTTTCTGATGAGCAAAACCTTTGAACTCAAAATCGTTACGCCGGAAAAGGTCCTGTACAAGGACATC
The Candidatus Gracilibacteria bacterium genome window above contains:
- the atpH gene encoding ATP synthase F1 subunit delta — translated: MKISIQKYAKALAEAVHEGDDAQKTANRMQNVLRVFVRRKQGKLIKRFPGIFKEVWLAKRGIVEVRVTLPYEPSQEEEKDLTRLIGEALGKKVVLAVKADKHVLGGMKLEFGDSVVDGTVRTRLDTLKNNLINS
- the atpA gene encoding F0F1 ATP synthase subunit alpha, whose product is MQVKDQILDSLKEQIEKFQSAAKVEKVGHVLEVGDGIARIVGIADVASQEMVHFANGQVGVALNLEEDSVGAIILGSDKGIKEGDEVRTTGKILSVPVGEALIGRVVDPLGNPQDGKGEIKTDTFYPIEKIAPRVIKRKGVNTPVQTGVKAVDSMIPIGRGQRELIIGDRQTGKTAIAIDTIINQKSENMICVYVAIGQKESKVAKIVAELEKNGAMDYTIVVRTSACDPASLTYLAPFAGCAMGEYFLDKGKDVLVVYDDLSKHAWSYREISLLLRRPPGREAYPGDVFYLHSRLLERACKLDEKYGGGSLTALPIIETQAGDVSAYIPTNVISITDGQIFLESDLFYKGVRPALNVGISVSRVGSAAQTKAMKKVAGRLKLQLAQYRELAVFAQFGSDLDEATQRQLNQGDRLSEILKQKQYAAVPVEKQVVILYAGINDYLAKVPVAKVKEYEEKLYTWFDAKYSPLLKDIKTKKELTADIEEQLKKALAEFNSEITFE
- the atpG gene encoding ATP synthase F1 subunit gamma, with protein sequence MGNSIKDIRRKIKSIRSTRQITKAMELVATSKMKKAVDNAVNLRSYGYSAMNILAKLSKKQKDSHPYLKDRDVKNVLVLLFTTDKGLCGGLNTNLFRKTTHLIASLEKDYPQAAIHFVTSGRKGADFLRRMGKTVDMAFPAYSVHPKFSDIFPLSRTALKGFDKGNYDQVYVIYPDFESMLLQKPVARRLLPFSPVVFEQMLSELGSKFTKIAAPVEKDIDYKLEPSPYYIAQNIIPQLIEVQLYQAVLETAASEHSARMVAMQNATKAADDLLSDFVLTYNQVRQGAITAEIAEIASSSAAIG
- the atpD gene encoding F0F1 ATP synthase subunit beta, giving the protein MPGKVTKIIGAVVDCSFEGEELPRLYDALEVKIGETTLVLETQQHLGGNEVRTVAMGTTDGLRRHQDVTNTGAPISVPVGPETLGRMCDALGTPLDDLPVVNSKKKYPIHRPAPSFAEQSTKTEILETGIKVIDLICPIIKGGKVGLFGGAGVGKTVVIMELIRNIAQEHGGLSVFAGVGERSREGNDLYYDMKGSGVLEKTSLVFGQMNEPPGVRQRVALTGVTMAEYFRDEAGQDVLLFIDNIFRFTQAGSEVSALLGRIPSAVGYQPTLATEMGALQERITSTKKGSITSIQAVYVPADDLTDPAPATTFGHLDSTVVLSRALSELGIYPAVDPLDSTSTILDPAIVGEEHYTVTRGVQRILQRYKDLQDIIAILGMEELSEDDKLTVRRARKIQKFLSQPFFVAETFTGHPGKYVSLSETIRGFKEILEGKWDHMDEGAFYMKGGIDDVK